The Neoarius graeffei isolate fNeoGra1 chromosome 25, fNeoGra1.pri, whole genome shotgun sequence genome includes a region encoding these proteins:
- the cux1a gene encoding homeobox protein cut-like 1 isoform X4, which yields MAAAARAGSMCQRWKRFDLQQLQDLHEHITPLLKGFQSEIDALCERSKDSEAAFLSVYKRLIDVPDPVSALEAVQQLQVAVIKMRNVEAENQKLRERLQEYDREVAEVKGHEETINVLREKLVSYEHLIQHGMKDEDEEQQRNANCAGKERPCEKEAAMMDVQTANQALEAELVVKQREVERLMEDVQKLQSSLTELTDSTANQIRELQQKLDSKHILLQELEEKLEAQADYEEIKRELSILRSMEQGSSECPTEQGSPRQQDSSLSRQEDSSQDRDSIQKQPVNNDLISFAESRLPASPSTTPPHSDHAHSQTPPLSQTLLKSKAPPESSRSFSSDLFMHSFSATFPSLSGKSSGNSLLQRTFGQNPYSTDLHTEEEVDTAEIARQVKEQLMKHNIGQRVFGHYVLGLSQGSVSEILARPKPWNKLTVRGKEPFHKMRHFLSDEQNILTLRSIQGRQRGNITSRVRVPESSSDESLKSILDQTKRDLHGHKIEGVHSSLSVSSDDNLPSVLDMQQVAPGPTMSSDLSSLGSKLLGSSISVLPYSPVELKSVKNTSASPVMDSWREQWWSTIHCEQHKDAHTREDTELANMVSEIPLSSQDYWKEQSSTAPPFPRSSEQNLSMSITNETPHSSPSPSSSSSSLQTKQTKATITPLTSEQYERFMYEEVDTVELTQQVKEKLAKNGICQRVFGEKILGLSQGSVSDMLSRPKQWTKLTQKGREPFIRMQLWIEGELQDLMRAETSASASPTPESPGSSSEELVKLVMDQQEEVGPESHDTVASMQEVLVTPPELDTYSISKRVREVLSDNNLGQRLFGEAVLGLTQGSVSDLLARPKPWHRLSAKGREPFVRMHRWLNDKNNIQKLKEIKHTEKKVYLKRRMSSLCEDAMLDSGVCMGEFGQECVPQLKKSRVVLTVQEKEFLRKAYEEKPYPSPGTIEELAKKLGLKVSTVINWFHNYRSRIRRGVFMEAAAMKSDGVSEEQTSGTQECSELPDSTFNFPESSAAPGILRDSSLRRRKAANLNSIIHRLEKAANRDEAHDGDEYESQDVSAECVNASSSG from the exons ATGGCGGCGGCGGCGCGCGCTGGATCGATGTGTCAGCGGTGGAAGCGCTTTGATCTTCAGCAGCTGCAG gattTACATGAACACATCACTCCATTATTAAAGGGATTCCAATCTGAG attGACGCTCTGTGTGAAAGGAGTAAAGACTCGGAGGCTGCTTTCCTCAGCGTGTATAAGAGATTAATCGATGTCCcag aCCCTGTGTCTGCGTTAGAGGCGGTGCAGCAGCTGCAGGTTGCGGTTATTAAGATGCGCAACGTGGAGGCAGAAAATCAGAAGCTGAGAGAGAGACTGCAAGAGTATGACAGGGAGGTTgcagaggtcaaaggtcatg AAGAAACAATTAATGTTTTGAGGGAGAAACTGGTGTCTTATGAACATTTAATTCAACATGGAATGAAAGACGAGGATGAAGAACAACAACGCAATGCTAATTGTGCGGGAAAAGAAAG ACCCTGTGAGAAAGAAGCGGCGATGATGGATGTCCAGACAGCCAATCAG gctCTGGAGGCGGAGCTTGTGGTGAAGCAGAGAGAGGTGGAGCGTCTGATGGAGGATGTACAGAAACTCCAGAGCAGCCTGACTGAACTCACCGACTCAACAGCCAATCAGATCAGAGAATTACAGCAGAAGCTCGACTCCAAACACATACTGCTGCAG GAGCTTGAAGAGAAACTGGAGGCTCAGGCAGATTATGAGGAGATAAAAAGGGAACTGAG CATCCTCAGGTCCATGGAGCAGGGTTCCTCAGAGTGTCCTACAGAACAG GGTTCCCCGAGACAGCAGGACTCATCACTTTCCAGGCAGGAGGACAGCAGTCAGGACAGAGACAGCATCCAAAAACAACCGGTTAACAACGACCTCATCA GTTTTGCCGAGAGCCGTCTTCCTGCCTCACCCTCCACCACACCTCCTCACTCTGACCATGCCCACTCACAGACTCCACCCCTTTCTCAAACCCTCCTGAAGAGCAAAGCTCCACCTGAGTCGTCCCGCTCTTTTTCTTCTGATTTGTTCATGCACAGCTTCAGTGCCACTTTCCCTTCACTCTCTGGAAAATCCTCAGGTAACTCGTTGCTCCAGCGGACATTCGGGCAGAACCCGTACAGCACTGACCTGCACACGGAGGAGGAAGTGGACACTGCTGAAATTGCACGGCAGGTTAAAGAGCAGCTGATGAAGCACAACATCGGGCAGCGTGTGTTCGGACACTATGTGCTCGGGTTGTCTCAGGGGTCCGTCAGCGAGATCCTCGCTCGCCCCAAACCCTGGAACAAACTCACTGTTCGTGGGAAAGAACCATTCCACAAGATGAGGCACTTCCTGTCTGACGAGCAGAACATCCTGACGTTGAGGAGCattcagggacgacagagag gtaatATTACCAGTAGAGTCCGTGTTCCTGAAAGCAGCTCAGATGAATCCCTCAAGTCCATTTTGGATCAGACTAAAAGGGACCTGCACGGACACAAAA TTGAAGGTGTCCACTCGTCCTTATCAGTTTCCTCAGATGACAACCTCCCCTCTGTCCTGGACATGCAGCAGGTGGCACCCGGTCCCACGATGTCCTCTGACCTTTCCAGTTTGGGCTCCAAATTACTCGGTTCCTCCATTTCTGTGCTGCCTTACTCACCTGTGGAGCTAAAGTCTGTGAAAAACACGTCTGCCTCTCCTGTGATGGACTCCTGGAGGGAGCAGTGGTGGAGCACGATACACTGCGAACAGCACAAAGACGCACACACTCGGGAAGACACAGAG TTGGCCAACATGGTGTCTGAGATTCCCCTTTCCTCACAAGATTACTGGAAGGAACAGTCGAGCACGGCGCCTCCATTCCCCAGAAGCTCAGAACAAAATTTGTCGATGTCCATCACGAATGAGACGCCTCACAGCAGTCCTTCCccttcctcttcttcctcttcacTGCAGACAAAGCAAACGAAAGCTACGATAACACCGCTGACATCCGAGCAGTATGAAAGATTCATGTACGAGGAAGTGGATACGGTGGAGCTCACTCAGCAGGTCAAAGAGAAACTCGCCAAGAACGGCATCTGCCAAAGAGTGTTCGGGGAAAAG attctGGGCCTCTCTCAGGGCAGTGTGAGTGACATGCTCTCTCGGCCGAAGCAGTGGACTAAACTGACTCAGAAAGGCAGAGAGCCATTTATACGCATGCAGCTGTGGATTGAAGGAGAACTGCAGGATCTCATGaggg CAGAGACTTCAGCGAGTGCTAGCCCCACCCCCGAGTCACCTGGAAGCTCGTCTGAGGAGCTCGTTAAGCTCGTTATGGACCAGCAGGAAGAGGTGGGGCCTGAATCCCATGACACTGTAGCCAGCATGCAGGAAGTGCTGGTCACGCCACCAGAACTCGACACCTACTCCATCAGCAAGAGGGTCAGAGAGGTGCTGAGTGATAATAACCTCG GTCAGCGTCTGTTCGGTGAGGCTGTTTTGGGTCTGACTCAGGGTTCCGTGTCTGATCTGTTGGCTCGGCCCAAACCGTGGCACAGATTGAGTGCGAAAGGTCGCGAACCATTTGTGCGAATGCATCGATGGCTGAACGACaagaacaacatccagaaactgaaagaaatcaaacacACTGAGAAAAAAG TGTATCTGAAGAGGCGTATGAGCTCACTGTGTGAGGATGCTATgctggacagtggtgtgtgtatgggagagttTGGACAGGAGTGTGTTCCTCAGCTGAAGAAGTCTCGGGTCGTCCTCACTGTGCAAGAGAAAGAGTTTCTGAGAAAAGCATACGAGGAGAAACCATATCCTTCACCAGGAACCATTGAGGAACTTGCAAAGAAACTTGGACTCAAAGTCAGCACCGTCATCAACTGGTTCCACAACTACAG
- the cux1a gene encoding homeobox protein cut-like 1 isoform X3, whose product MAAAARAGSMCQRWKRFDLQQLQKDLDVAANALASTQHENEQTRKKLIDQSNELKKHTPEDLHEHITPLLKGFQSEIDALCERSKDSEAAFLSVYKRLIDVPDPVSALEAVQQLQVAVIKMRNVEAENQKLRERLQEYDREVAEVKGHEETINVLREKLVSYEHLIQHGMKDEDEEQQRNANCAGKERPCEKEAAMMDVQTANQALEAELVVKQREVERLMEDVQKLQSSLTELTDSTANQIRELQQKLDSKHILLQELEEKLEAQADYEEIKRELSILRSMEQGSSECPTEQGSPRQQDSSLSRQEDSSQDRDSIQKQPVNNDLISFAESRLPASPSTTPPHSDHAHSQTPPLSQTLLKSKAPPESSRSFSSDLFMHSFSATFPSLSGKSSGNSLLQRTFGQNPYSTDLHTEEEVDTAEIARQVKEQLMKHNIGQRVFGHYVLGLSQGSVSEILARPKPWNKLTVRGKEPFHKMRHFLSDEQNILTLRSIQGRQRGNITSRVRVPESSSDESLKSILDQTKRDLHGHKIEGVHSSLSVSSDDNLPSVLDMQQVAPGPTMSSDLSSLGSKLLGSSISVLPYSPVELKSVKNTSASPVMDSWREQWWSTIHCEQHKDAHTREDTELANMVSEIPLSSQDYWKEQSSTAPPFPRSSEQNLSMSITNETPHSSPSPSSSSSSLQTKQTKATITPLTSEQYERFMYEEVDTVELTQQVKEKLAKNGICQRVFGEKILGLSQGSVSDMLSRPKQWTKLTQKGREPFIRMQLWIEGELQDLMRAETSASASPTPESPGSSSEELVKLVMDQQEEVGPESHDTVASMQEVLVTPPELDTYSISKRVREVLSDNNLGQRLFGEAVLGLTQGSVSDLLARPKPWHRLSAKGREPFVRMHRWLNDKNNIQKLKEIKHTEKKVYLKRRMSSLCEDAMLDSGVCMGEFGQECVPQLKKSRVVLTVQEKEFLRKAYEEKPYPSPGTIEELAKKLGLKVSTVINWFHNYRSRIRRGVFMEAAAMKSDGVSEEQTSGTQECSELPDSTFNFPESSAAPGILRDSSLRRRKAANLNSIIHRLEKAANRDEAHDGDEYESQD is encoded by the exons ATGGCGGCGGCGGCGCGCGCTGGATCGATGTGTCAGCGGTGGAAGCGCTTTGATCTTCAGCAGCTGCAG aAAGACCTGGACGTCGCCGCCAACGCTCTCGCCAGCACACAGCATGAGAACGAACAAACACGAAAAAAACTCATCGACCAGAGCAACGAGCTCAAGAAACACACAccggag gattTACATGAACACATCACTCCATTATTAAAGGGATTCCAATCTGAG attGACGCTCTGTGTGAAAGGAGTAAAGACTCGGAGGCTGCTTTCCTCAGCGTGTATAAGAGATTAATCGATGTCCcag aCCCTGTGTCTGCGTTAGAGGCGGTGCAGCAGCTGCAGGTTGCGGTTATTAAGATGCGCAACGTGGAGGCAGAAAATCAGAAGCTGAGAGAGAGACTGCAAGAGTATGACAGGGAGGTTgcagaggtcaaaggtcatg AAGAAACAATTAATGTTTTGAGGGAGAAACTGGTGTCTTATGAACATTTAATTCAACATGGAATGAAAGACGAGGATGAAGAACAACAACGCAATGCTAATTGTGCGGGAAAAGAAAG ACCCTGTGAGAAAGAAGCGGCGATGATGGATGTCCAGACAGCCAATCAG gctCTGGAGGCGGAGCTTGTGGTGAAGCAGAGAGAGGTGGAGCGTCTGATGGAGGATGTACAGAAACTCCAGAGCAGCCTGACTGAACTCACCGACTCAACAGCCAATCAGATCAGAGAATTACAGCAGAAGCTCGACTCCAAACACATACTGCTGCAG GAGCTTGAAGAGAAACTGGAGGCTCAGGCAGATTATGAGGAGATAAAAAGGGAACTGAG CATCCTCAGGTCCATGGAGCAGGGTTCCTCAGAGTGTCCTACAGAACAG GGTTCCCCGAGACAGCAGGACTCATCACTTTCCAGGCAGGAGGACAGCAGTCAGGACAGAGACAGCATCCAAAAACAACCGGTTAACAACGACCTCATCA GTTTTGCCGAGAGCCGTCTTCCTGCCTCACCCTCCACCACACCTCCTCACTCTGACCATGCCCACTCACAGACTCCACCCCTTTCTCAAACCCTCCTGAAGAGCAAAGCTCCACCTGAGTCGTCCCGCTCTTTTTCTTCTGATTTGTTCATGCACAGCTTCAGTGCCACTTTCCCTTCACTCTCTGGAAAATCCTCAGGTAACTCGTTGCTCCAGCGGACATTCGGGCAGAACCCGTACAGCACTGACCTGCACACGGAGGAGGAAGTGGACACTGCTGAAATTGCACGGCAGGTTAAAGAGCAGCTGATGAAGCACAACATCGGGCAGCGTGTGTTCGGACACTATGTGCTCGGGTTGTCTCAGGGGTCCGTCAGCGAGATCCTCGCTCGCCCCAAACCCTGGAACAAACTCACTGTTCGTGGGAAAGAACCATTCCACAAGATGAGGCACTTCCTGTCTGACGAGCAGAACATCCTGACGTTGAGGAGCattcagggacgacagagag gtaatATTACCAGTAGAGTCCGTGTTCCTGAAAGCAGCTCAGATGAATCCCTCAAGTCCATTTTGGATCAGACTAAAAGGGACCTGCACGGACACAAAA TTGAAGGTGTCCACTCGTCCTTATCAGTTTCCTCAGATGACAACCTCCCCTCTGTCCTGGACATGCAGCAGGTGGCACCCGGTCCCACGATGTCCTCTGACCTTTCCAGTTTGGGCTCCAAATTACTCGGTTCCTCCATTTCTGTGCTGCCTTACTCACCTGTGGAGCTAAAGTCTGTGAAAAACACGTCTGCCTCTCCTGTGATGGACTCCTGGAGGGAGCAGTGGTGGAGCACGATACACTGCGAACAGCACAAAGACGCACACACTCGGGAAGACACAGAG TTGGCCAACATGGTGTCTGAGATTCCCCTTTCCTCACAAGATTACTGGAAGGAACAGTCGAGCACGGCGCCTCCATTCCCCAGAAGCTCAGAACAAAATTTGTCGATGTCCATCACGAATGAGACGCCTCACAGCAGTCCTTCCccttcctcttcttcctcttcacTGCAGACAAAGCAAACGAAAGCTACGATAACACCGCTGACATCCGAGCAGTATGAAAGATTCATGTACGAGGAAGTGGATACGGTGGAGCTCACTCAGCAGGTCAAAGAGAAACTCGCCAAGAACGGCATCTGCCAAAGAGTGTTCGGGGAAAAG attctGGGCCTCTCTCAGGGCAGTGTGAGTGACATGCTCTCTCGGCCGAAGCAGTGGACTAAACTGACTCAGAAAGGCAGAGAGCCATTTATACGCATGCAGCTGTGGATTGAAGGAGAACTGCAGGATCTCATGaggg CAGAGACTTCAGCGAGTGCTAGCCCCACCCCCGAGTCACCTGGAAGCTCGTCTGAGGAGCTCGTTAAGCTCGTTATGGACCAGCAGGAAGAGGTGGGGCCTGAATCCCATGACACTGTAGCCAGCATGCAGGAAGTGCTGGTCACGCCACCAGAACTCGACACCTACTCCATCAGCAAGAGGGTCAGAGAGGTGCTGAGTGATAATAACCTCG GTCAGCGTCTGTTCGGTGAGGCTGTTTTGGGTCTGACTCAGGGTTCCGTGTCTGATCTGTTGGCTCGGCCCAAACCGTGGCACAGATTGAGTGCGAAAGGTCGCGAACCATTTGTGCGAATGCATCGATGGCTGAACGACaagaacaacatccagaaactgaaagaaatcaaacacACTGAGAAAAAAG TGTATCTGAAGAGGCGTATGAGCTCACTGTGTGAGGATGCTATgctggacagtggtgtgtgtatgggagagttTGGACAGGAGTGTGTTCCTCAGCTGAAGAAGTCTCGGGTCGTCCTCACTGTGCAAGAGAAAGAGTTTCTGAGAAAAGCATACGAGGAGAAACCATATCCTTCACCAGGAACCATTGAGGAACTTGCAAAGAAACTTGGACTCAAAGTCAGCACCGTCATCAACTGGTTCCACAACTACAG
- the cux1a gene encoding homeobox protein cut-like 1 isoform X2 codes for MAAAARAGSMCQRWKRFDLQQLQKDLDVAANALASTQHENEQTRKKLIDQSNELKKHTPEDLHEHITPLLKGFQSEIDALCERSKDSEAAFLSVYKRLIDVPDPVSALEAVQQLQVAVIKMRNVEAENQKLRERLQEYDREVAEVKGHEETINVLREKLVSYEHLIQHGMKDEDEEQQRNANCAGKERPCEKEAAMMDVQTANQALEAELVVKQREVERLMEDVQKLQSSLTELTDSTANQIRELQQKLDSKHILLQELEEKLEAQADYEEIKRELSILRSMEQGSSECPTEQGSPRQQDSSLSRQEDSSQDRDSIQKQPVNNDLISFAESRLPASPSTTPPHSDHAHSQTPPLSQTLLKSKAPPESSRSFSSDLFMHSFSATFPSLSGKSSGNSLLQRTFGQNPYSTDLHTEEEVDTAEIARQVKEQLMKHNIGQRVFGHYVLGLSQGSVSEILARPKPWNKLTVRGKEPFHKMRHFLSDEQNILTLRSIQGRQRGNITSRVRVPESSSDESLKSILDQTKRDLHGHKIEGVHSSLSVSSDDNLPSVLDMQQVAPGPTMSSDLSSLGSKLLGSSISVLPYSPVELKSVKNTSASPVMDSWREQWWSTIHCEQHKDAHTREDTELANMVSEIPLSSQDYWKEQSSTAPPFPRSSEQNLSMSITNETPHSSPSPSSSSSSLQTKQTKATITPLTSEQYERFMYEEVDTVELTQQVKEKLAKNGICQRVFGEKILGLSQGSVSDMLSRPKQWTKLTQKGREPFIRMQLWIEGELQDLMRETSASASPTPESPGSSSEELVKLVMDQQEEVGPESHDTVASMQEVLVTPPELDTYSISKRVREVLSDNNLGQRLFGEAVLGLTQGSVSDLLARPKPWHRLSAKGREPFVRMHRWLNDKNNIQKLKEIKHTEKKVYLKRRMSSLCEDAMLDSGVCMGEFGQECVPQLKKSRVVLTVQEKEFLRKAYEEKPYPSPGTIEELAKKLGLKVSTVINWFHNYRSRIRRGVFMEAAAMKSDGVSEEQTSGTQECSELPDSTFNFPESSAAPGILRDSSLRRRKAANLNSIIHRLEKAANRDEAHDGDEYESQDVSAECVNASSSG; via the exons ATGGCGGCGGCGGCGCGCGCTGGATCGATGTGTCAGCGGTGGAAGCGCTTTGATCTTCAGCAGCTGCAG aAAGACCTGGACGTCGCCGCCAACGCTCTCGCCAGCACACAGCATGAGAACGAACAAACACGAAAAAAACTCATCGACCAGAGCAACGAGCTCAAGAAACACACAccggag gattTACATGAACACATCACTCCATTATTAAAGGGATTCCAATCTGAG attGACGCTCTGTGTGAAAGGAGTAAAGACTCGGAGGCTGCTTTCCTCAGCGTGTATAAGAGATTAATCGATGTCCcag aCCCTGTGTCTGCGTTAGAGGCGGTGCAGCAGCTGCAGGTTGCGGTTATTAAGATGCGCAACGTGGAGGCAGAAAATCAGAAGCTGAGAGAGAGACTGCAAGAGTATGACAGGGAGGTTgcagaggtcaaaggtcatg AAGAAACAATTAATGTTTTGAGGGAGAAACTGGTGTCTTATGAACATTTAATTCAACATGGAATGAAAGACGAGGATGAAGAACAACAACGCAATGCTAATTGTGCGGGAAAAGAAAG ACCCTGTGAGAAAGAAGCGGCGATGATGGATGTCCAGACAGCCAATCAG gctCTGGAGGCGGAGCTTGTGGTGAAGCAGAGAGAGGTGGAGCGTCTGATGGAGGATGTACAGAAACTCCAGAGCAGCCTGACTGAACTCACCGACTCAACAGCCAATCAGATCAGAGAATTACAGCAGAAGCTCGACTCCAAACACATACTGCTGCAG GAGCTTGAAGAGAAACTGGAGGCTCAGGCAGATTATGAGGAGATAAAAAGGGAACTGAG CATCCTCAGGTCCATGGAGCAGGGTTCCTCAGAGTGTCCTACAGAACAG GGTTCCCCGAGACAGCAGGACTCATCACTTTCCAGGCAGGAGGACAGCAGTCAGGACAGAGACAGCATCCAAAAACAACCGGTTAACAACGACCTCATCA GTTTTGCCGAGAGCCGTCTTCCTGCCTCACCCTCCACCACACCTCCTCACTCTGACCATGCCCACTCACAGACTCCACCCCTTTCTCAAACCCTCCTGAAGAGCAAAGCTCCACCTGAGTCGTCCCGCTCTTTTTCTTCTGATTTGTTCATGCACAGCTTCAGTGCCACTTTCCCTTCACTCTCTGGAAAATCCTCAGGTAACTCGTTGCTCCAGCGGACATTCGGGCAGAACCCGTACAGCACTGACCTGCACACGGAGGAGGAAGTGGACACTGCTGAAATTGCACGGCAGGTTAAAGAGCAGCTGATGAAGCACAACATCGGGCAGCGTGTGTTCGGACACTATGTGCTCGGGTTGTCTCAGGGGTCCGTCAGCGAGATCCTCGCTCGCCCCAAACCCTGGAACAAACTCACTGTTCGTGGGAAAGAACCATTCCACAAGATGAGGCACTTCCTGTCTGACGAGCAGAACATCCTGACGTTGAGGAGCattcagggacgacagagag gtaatATTACCAGTAGAGTCCGTGTTCCTGAAAGCAGCTCAGATGAATCCCTCAAGTCCATTTTGGATCAGACTAAAAGGGACCTGCACGGACACAAAA TTGAAGGTGTCCACTCGTCCTTATCAGTTTCCTCAGATGACAACCTCCCCTCTGTCCTGGACATGCAGCAGGTGGCACCCGGTCCCACGATGTCCTCTGACCTTTCCAGTTTGGGCTCCAAATTACTCGGTTCCTCCATTTCTGTGCTGCCTTACTCACCTGTGGAGCTAAAGTCTGTGAAAAACACGTCTGCCTCTCCTGTGATGGACTCCTGGAGGGAGCAGTGGTGGAGCACGATACACTGCGAACAGCACAAAGACGCACACACTCGGGAAGACACAGAG TTGGCCAACATGGTGTCTGAGATTCCCCTTTCCTCACAAGATTACTGGAAGGAACAGTCGAGCACGGCGCCTCCATTCCCCAGAAGCTCAGAACAAAATTTGTCGATGTCCATCACGAATGAGACGCCTCACAGCAGTCCTTCCccttcctcttcttcctcttcacTGCAGACAAAGCAAACGAAAGCTACGATAACACCGCTGACATCCGAGCAGTATGAAAGATTCATGTACGAGGAAGTGGATACGGTGGAGCTCACTCAGCAGGTCAAAGAGAAACTCGCCAAGAACGGCATCTGCCAAAGAGTGTTCGGGGAAAAG attctGGGCCTCTCTCAGGGCAGTGTGAGTGACATGCTCTCTCGGCCGAAGCAGTGGACTAAACTGACTCAGAAAGGCAGAGAGCCATTTATACGCATGCAGCTGTGGATTGAAGGAGAACTGCAGGATCTCATGaggg AGACTTCAGCGAGTGCTAGCCCCACCCCCGAGTCACCTGGAAGCTCGTCTGAGGAGCTCGTTAAGCTCGTTATGGACCAGCAGGAAGAGGTGGGGCCTGAATCCCATGACACTGTAGCCAGCATGCAGGAAGTGCTGGTCACGCCACCAGAACTCGACACCTACTCCATCAGCAAGAGGGTCAGAGAGGTGCTGAGTGATAATAACCTCG GTCAGCGTCTGTTCGGTGAGGCTGTTTTGGGTCTGACTCAGGGTTCCGTGTCTGATCTGTTGGCTCGGCCCAAACCGTGGCACAGATTGAGTGCGAAAGGTCGCGAACCATTTGTGCGAATGCATCGATGGCTGAACGACaagaacaacatccagaaactgaaagaaatcaaacacACTGAGAAAAAAG TGTATCTGAAGAGGCGTATGAGCTCACTGTGTGAGGATGCTATgctggacagtggtgtgtgtatgggagagttTGGACAGGAGTGTGTTCCTCAGCTGAAGAAGTCTCGGGTCGTCCTCACTGTGCAAGAGAAAGAGTTTCTGAGAAAAGCATACGAGGAGAAACCATATCCTTCACCAGGAACCATTGAGGAACTTGCAAAGAAACTTGGACTCAAAGTCAGCACCGTCATCAACTGGTTCCACAACTACAG